The sequence ATCCCGGCGGGGTGTGACCCGGCTCACTCGAAAGAGGAGTGGCAACCCGCGTAATGCCCGCCGAGGGGCCTCCCTCTCCCTCGTGGACGCGACCGCGTCCACGAGAGAAAGGGAGGCCTTCTCATGACCGGGACGAAGACGGCGGTCGAATGGCTGGCATCCGTCGCGCCTGATCCCGAGGCCTGCCGCTGGGAGTGGGAGCGCAACCCCTCGGGGATCGCGCTGCTGCCCGCCGGCAAGGCCTGGGACGTGCTGATCCTGCCGGGCGACCTCGGCTGTCCCACGCTCGACGTGCTCACCCGCGTCCTCGACCGGCCCGGCCCGGTGCTGGCCGACTTCGGGGACGACCGGGTGGGCTTCTTCGTGCCGCCGGGCACCGCGGCCCGCTGGCTCGGCACCGGGATCCGCACCGCCGGACCCGGCACCTGGATCGTCGTACCGCACCCGGGCCGGGCGACACGGGGGGTGCGCTGGCTGGTGCCGCCGGACGGCTCCGGAACGCTCACCGACCCGGCCCTGCTGGAACTGGCGATGCACGAGGCGGTGGCGGGGCCGGCGAGGGGCGGGGGTGAGGACGGGTAACGTCCGGACACCTTGACAAGGCAATTGGTCTGGACCAAGTTGAGTGCGCTCCACCCCTCCAACTCCCCCCTCACCGGAGGTCCTTGTGGAACGCGCCCCACGCGCACACGGCGCCGGACGTCCCGGATCCGTCCTCGCCCTGCTCACGGCCGTGCTGCTGGCCGTGTCCGGCATCACCGCGCTCTCGTCGGCCGCCCGTGCGGCCGACGCGGACCTCGCGCGGAACGGCGGCTTCGAGTCCGGCCTCGACGGCTGGACCTGCACGGCCGGTACGACGGTCGACTCACCCGTGCACAGCGGGAGTTCCGCGTTGCGGGCCACCCCGGCCGGCGGTGACGACGCCCAGTGCGCGCAGACGGTCACCGTCCAGCCCGGCGCGCGGTACACACTCTCCGGCTACGTCCGCGGCTCCTACGTCTACCTCGGCGCGAACGGCACCGGCACCACCGACGTCTCCACCTGGACCCGGTCCGCCCCCGACTGGCAGAAGCTGACCACCACCTTCACCACCGGCGCCGCCACGACCCGGGTGACCATCTACACGCACGGCTGGTACGGCACCGGCGCCTATGACGCCGACGACATCTCCCTCCTCGGCCCGGGCGCGTCCGCCGGACAGCCGCCCGCCGTGCCCACCGGCCTTACGGCGGGCACGATCACCTCCTCCTCCGTCGCCCTCACCTGGTCGGCGGTGACCGGCGCCACCGGCTACACCGTCTACCGTGACGGCGTCAGGGTCCGGACGGCGAGCGGCACTTCGGCCACCCTCACGGGTCTCACGCCGTCGACGGCGTACAGCTTCCAGGTCACCGCGAGCAACGACGCCGGAGAGTCCGCCAAGTCGGCCGCGGTGACCGCGACGACCACGGCGGGCAGCGGCGGCGGCTCGCCCGGCCTGCCCGCCCACGCCCTGGTCGGCTACCTCCACACCACCTTCGCCAACGGCTCCGGATACACCCGCCTGGCCGACGTACCCGACAGCTGGGACGTCATCGACCTCGCCTTCGGCGAGCCCACCTCGGTCACCTCCGGCGACATCCGCTTCAACCGCTGCCCGGTCACCCAGTGCCCGAACGTCGAGAGCGACGCCGACTTCAAGGCGGCGATCAAGGCCAAGCAGGCCGCGGGCAAGAAGGTCCTGATCTCGATCGGCGGCCAGAACGGCCAGGTCCAGCTGACCACGACCGCCGCCCGCGACACGTTCGTCGCCTCCGTCTCGAAGATCATCGACGACTACGGCCTCGACGGCCTCGACATCGACTTCGAGGGCCACTCGCTGTCCCTGAACGCGGACGACACGGACTTCGAGAACCCCACCACCCCCGTGATCGTCAACCTCATCTCGGCGCTGAAGACCCTGAAGGCCGCATACGGCTCGAAGTTCGTGTTGACCATGGCCCCGGAGACGTTCTTCGTCCAGATGGGCCACCAGTACTACGGCACCGGCAAGTGGGGCGGCCAGGACCCGCGCTGCGGCGCCTACCTGCCGGTCATCCACGCCCTGCGCGACGACCTGACGCTCCTGCACGTCCAGGACTACAACTCGGGCCCGATCATGGGCCTGGACGGCCAGTACCACTCCATGGGCGGCGCCGACTTCCACATCGCCATGACCGACATGCTGCTCACCGGCTTCCCGGTCGCGGGCGACGCGAACAACGTCTTCCCGCCGCTGCGCCCCGACCAGATCGCCATCGGCATGCCGGCGTCGACGAACGCGGGCAACGGCTACGTCGCACCGTCCGAGGTCACCAAGACCCTGGACTGCCTGACGAAGAAGGTGAACTGCGGCTCGTATCCGACCCATGGGGCCTGGCCGGCTCTGCGCGGTCTGATGACGTGGTCGGTGAACTGGGACCGGTACGCGAACTGGGAGTTCCAGAAGAACTTCGACGCGTACTTCGGCTGAGCACGAGGGACAGGGCGGTCAGCAGCACCGTGCACAGGCACCAGCTGGCCACCACGTCCAGCGGCCAGTGGAAGCCCCGGCGCACCAGACCGTAGGAGACCCCGAGCACGAGGGCCGCGCAGACGCCGGCAACGGCTCGGCGGGCGGCGGGGGAGCGGAGCCAGGGGAGGAGGAGCAGGGTCGCGGAGCCGTACGCGATCGACGCGGTCGCCGTATGACCGGAGGGGAAATAGCCGACGGCCGGGGGCACCACGGGGGTCCCCGGCCGGGCGGTCCAGTCCTTCAGCGGTACGACGATCGCCGGGACCAGCGCCATCAGGACGGCCGCCGCGACGGGAGGCAGCCACCACAGATGTCTGCGGGCGGCGCGGCCACGCCGGGCGGAGTGGGCCAGGGCGACGAGCAGCACCGGCACGGCGACCTGGACGTTGCCGAGATCGGAGAGCAGCTCGGAGAACCGGTCCGGGTGGACGAGGGCCCGGCTCAGCCGTGCGTCCAGGCCGAGGAGCGGGCCGTGGGCGACCACCTGCCAGGTGATCAGGGCGAGGAGCAGGGCAGGGGCGGCGAGGAGCAGGGCGCGGCGGACTGAGGTCGACACGGGCCACAGCTTCGCAGGTCCGGACCGGAGAGTGAGGAAGGAGGTCGGCCGCCCCGGAACAGGGGGGGGGTGGTTCCGAGGCGGCCGTCCGGATCGGGACGTCGCGCGCCCCGGGGGGTTTGGGGCGGCGACCGTCCGATCGGTGAGGAGATCCCGGAACCGTCAGGTCCCGGTTGTGTGCGCGAGGGCACGACCAGGTCGAAGCTGGGGAGGCCCCGGCCTGAAATCGTCCACAGTCCCCTGTGGACGGGGTGTATCTCTCATCTGGGTAGAACCTACGGCAGCCCGAGGCGCTTGGGCAGACGGAATCGCGTCCCGTCATCCACCCCGCACACCTTCTTCACACCGCCTGCCGCAGGTGCCCTTCAGAGGCGCGGACCGCTCGCTCAGATGCGCGAAAAGGCCTGCTCGATGATGTCGAGGCCCTCGTTCAGCAGGTCCTCGCCGATGACCAGCGGGGGCAGGAAGCGCAGC is a genomic window of Streptomyces griseochromogenes containing:
- a CDS encoding chitinase, producing MERAPRAHGAGRPGSVLALLTAVLLAVSGITALSSAARAADADLARNGGFESGLDGWTCTAGTTVDSPVHSGSSALRATPAGGDDAQCAQTVTVQPGARYTLSGYVRGSYVYLGANGTGTTDVSTWTRSAPDWQKLTTTFTTGAATTRVTIYTHGWYGTGAYDADDISLLGPGASAGQPPAVPTGLTAGTITSSSVALTWSAVTGATGYTVYRDGVRVRTASGTSATLTGLTPSTAYSFQVTASNDAGESAKSAAVTATTTAGSGGGSPGLPAHALVGYLHTTFANGSGYTRLADVPDSWDVIDLAFGEPTSVTSGDIRFNRCPVTQCPNVESDADFKAAIKAKQAAGKKVLISIGGQNGQVQLTTTAARDTFVASVSKIIDDYGLDGLDIDFEGHSLSLNADDTDFENPTTPVIVNLISALKTLKAAYGSKFVLTMAPETFFVQMGHQYYGTGKWGGQDPRCGAYLPVIHALRDDLTLLHVQDYNSGPIMGLDGQYHSMGGADFHIAMTDMLLTGFPVAGDANNVFPPLRPDQIAIGMPASTNAGNGYVAPSEVTKTLDCLTKKVNCGSYPTHGAWPALRGLMTWSVNWDRYANWEFQKNFDAYFG